One stretch of Oncorhynchus gorbuscha isolate QuinsamMale2020 ecotype Even-year linkage group LG21, OgorEven_v1.0, whole genome shotgun sequence DNA includes these proteins:
- the LOC124007727 gene encoding tripartite motif-containing protein 16-like: MAEQGVLLDQDQFCCSICLDLLKEPVTINCGHSYCSNCIEDCWDKDDPNGSYNCPQCRQTFSPRPALMKNSLLAMVVGNMRKIGLQPTTPALCFAGPGDVECDFCNGRKQKALKSCLVCLASYCETHLQPHYNIAPLMKHKLIKATTQLQDNICSHHDKLLEIFCRTDQQCICYLCTMDEHKGHDTVSITAEKMEKQKQIGLSQQRVKQRVQEREKELKEVQKAVESLSRSAQAAVEESERIFTELIDSVERRRSEMKELIVAQEYTAVSQAEGLMERLEQEIAELKMRGVELEKLAHTEDHIHFLESYQSLASPSVFSDLPTITVRPLPHFEDVSEAVSNLREKLEGVLKREWCRISTRVNLVDVLHPPEPKTRADFLQYSCRLTLDPHTLYRQLFLSELNRKVKLKRKGYSYPSRPDRFTQLCQVLCREGLSGRCYWEVEWSGWKIYAGVSYKDISRSGPVDDCQFGHNDKSWSLECCSNGYFFRHNNVKTEVARPQSSRVGVYLDHQAGTLSFYSVSDKMTLLHRVQTKFNQPLYPGFWLHCFKTTAELCELE; the protein is encoded by the exons ATGGCTGAGCAGGGAGTTCTCCTGGACCAAGACCAGTTCTGCTGCTCTATCTGTCTGGATTTACTGAAGGAGCCGGTCACTATCAACTGTGGACACAGTTACTGTAGCAATTGTATTGAGGACTGCTGGGATAAGGATGATCCAAATGGCTCCTACAACTGTCCCCAGTGCAGACAGACTTTCTCGCCTAGGCCGGCTCTGATGAAGAATAGCTTGCTAGCCATGGTGGTTGGGAACATGAGGAAGATAGGACTCCAGCCTACTACTCCTGCTCTGTGCTTTGCTGGACCTGGAGATGTGGAATGTGATTTCTGCAATGGAAGAAAGCAGAAAGCTCTCAAGTCATGTCTGGTGTGTCTAGCCTCTTACTGTGAGACTCATCTCCAGCCTCATTATAATATAGCTCCATTGATGAAGCACAAGCTGATCAAAGCCACCACACAATTGCAGGACAATATCTGCTCTCATCATGACAAACTGCTGGAGATTTTCTGCCGGACCGACCAGCAGTGTATCTGTTATCTGTGTACCATGGATGAACATAAAGGCCATGATACAGTCTCAATCACAGCtgaaaagatggagaaacag AAGCAGATCGGGTTGAGTCAGCAGAGGGTCAAGCAGAGAgtccaggagagggagaaggagttgaAGGAAGTGCAAAAGGCTGTGGAGTCTCTCAGT CGCTCTGCACAGGCGGCAGTGGAGGAAAGTGAGAGGATCTTCACAGAATTGATTGACTCTGTTGAGCGAAGGCGCTCTGagatgaaggagctgatcgtagcCCAGGAGTATACAGCTGTGAGTCAAGCTGAAGGCCTCATGGAGCGTTTGGAGCAGGAGATTGCTGAGCTGAAGATGAGAGGGGTTGAGCTGGAGAAGCTCGCACACACAGAGGATCACATCCATTTCCTGGAG agttatcagtctcttgCCAGTCCCAGTGTATTTTCAGATTTGCCCACCATCACTGTCCGTCCTCTTCCGCACTTTGAGGATGTGAGCGAGGCTGTGTCTAACCTGAGAGAGAAACTAGAGGGCGTCTTGAAGAGGGAATGGTGCAGAATTTCCACCAGAG TGAATCTAGTAGATGTTCTACACCCTCCAGAACCCAAGACCAGAGCCGACTTCTTACAAT ATTCCTGTCGGCTCACCCTGGACCCACACACATTATACAGACAACTCTTTCTGTCTGAGCTAAACAGAAAGGTGAAACTGAAGCGCAAAGGCTACTCCTACCCCAGCCGTCCAGACAGATTCACTCAGTTGTGTCAGGTGCTGTGCAGGGAAGGTCTGTCTGGGCGCTGTTACTGGGAGGTGGAGTGGAGTGGGTGGAAGATTTATGCAGGCGTCTCATATAAAGACATCAGCCGATCAGGGCCTGTGGACGATTGTCAATTCGGACACAATGACAAGTCCTGGAGTTTAGAGTGCTGTAGTAATGGTTACTTTTTCCGACATAATAATGTCAAGACTGAAGTGGCACGCCCTCAGTCCTCCAGAGTAGGAGTGTATCTTGATCACCAGGCGGGCACTCTGTCCTTCTACAGTGTTTCGGACAAAATGACCCTCTTGCACAGAGTCCAGACTAAATTCAATCAGCCCCTCTATCCTGGGTTTTGGCTTCATTGTTTTAAGACCACTGCTGAGCTATGTGAGCTAGAGTAG